In Lolium rigidum isolate FL_2022 chromosome 3, APGP_CSIRO_Lrig_0.1, whole genome shotgun sequence, the genomic window ATGGTTGGCTGCCACTGGAGCCGGGTCGATCGGACGGCCATGAGTTGCCGTGACGCTATCGACACGCACCAGCCACCAAATGCCAAATAGTAATGCTCTACTGCTCACCGAAACGAATAGCAGCACGTCCGGTTTGGACCCCTAGCTTAATTCCACCTTAATTTTTCTCTTccagcgcactcgatcgatgaacaTTGCTTGCTGCACCCACACCCAGCTCACCGCCTGCCTGGAACAGCCGATATCCATCGCTTGATTGTGTAGTGTCTCTCTCTCTCGCCCTCTCTTTTGCTAGTTAACTAAGCCACCTTGATTATCATACAACACTAGCTACCTCGCTCcacctttctctctctctcaccacATATATAGTCGACAGACCGGTAAGGTGCAGAGAGCATAACAAGCGGTTGCGTCTGCCTCCCAGTCTACCTTCCTCGGTGAGCTACTGCATCTTCGCTCACCAGCTTAAGCAACCTGTAGAGCCCTTTCCGTCAAGACGAAGTTGAGAGAGCAGATGGCGGCTGGGGAGGCCAAGAAGGTGGAGGTGGAAGCGGCCACCAAGGACATCGCCGAGGAGAAGGCTATCGTGCCTGTCGCCGATGACTCGAAGGCCATCGTCGCCGTTACCAAGGGTACGTTTGTGGTTGTGGTTTATTTGTGTTTAGGATGAGCTCCCAGCTGATCCCCTGTTTTTCCATGGCCACTAGCTAGCGACCCACTCTGCCTCTTGATTGGTTCTGTTCATTCCCTCCCAAGAACAACCAATTTCAGTTTTAGTTGGTGCATCATAGACTAATAGTGTCTAGGTAGAAGATCAAGGATCATTTATCTACTTTGATGTTTTGGCTTCATCTCACTGCTTCATATGGTCTTCCGAGACAAGACATAAAGAGAGCAGCTTCTACTTCAATTTTTCCTGTACACATAAAATTCAAGACAATTTCCCGTTCCTCCAACAATCAATTTGAATCAGTAAAAAATACTCTTCCTAGAAGAAACAATTTTCTGGCGCACAATATTTATTCTTCTGCTGTTTCCGTTTTTTTACTAATCACCGTGATAAATAACCTCCAAGTAGCCACAAAGTTACTGACTAGGCACTCAAAACTATCATATTCAAACACCTGAAAGAATTTCCAGAAAATCCTGACTCGTCTCTTTTTATTCCACCAGATGCTGAAGGCCACAAAGGTTCATCCGAAAGAGGTAAAAATCAAAAGAAGCTAAACTCTCAACCTACCCTGCAAACAAGTCTTTGACTCGTCCTAATTTTCCAACCGTTCTATTTTTCCGTTCTTCAGATGCTTATCTCACCAAGATTATGTCTGAGAAGAGGCTGACGCTGATCCACGCCTGGGAGGAGAGCGAGAAAGCGAGAGCTGAGAACAGGTGATTAATCAGGGCATCTAACTAGTTTTGCTTAAAAGTCACAAGAATCACCAGTACGATTTGTACAATATGATTGAGATGGCACATCGCCTTTGGCTAGATTTAATGGGGAGCTACCTTATGATGCACTCAATGCGTACCTTCCATATCTGCTACATGAAGTATCCACACTTACCAAAATCATGTACTATGTGCAACTAACTTCTTCCCCTTTCTTGTTTTGTTGAATAATATCAGGGCCGCCAAGAATCTTTCCTTCATCACTTCATGGGAGCACGCCAAGGAAGCCGAGTTGGAGGCCGGACTGAAAAAGATGGAGGTAGGCAAACAGGGTGACAAGTTCATATCTCTGTAGTTTGGAGCAAATTTTACAGTTATTAACAGTTAATTATCATGGCAGGAACAACTGGAGAAGAAGAAAGCATCGTATAAGGAGAAGCTGAAGAACAAGCTCGCGGCGCTCCACAAGTCGGCCGAGGAGAAGAGAGCGATGGCAGAGGCGAAGCGTGGGGAGGAAATAGTCTTCGCAGAGGAAATGGCTGCCAAGTACCGTGCAAAAGGAGAGGGTCCGACGAAGCTCTTTGGGCTCTTGAAAGCATGAGAGCTGTGATTCGAGGAAGGCATCAACACTCTCTGCAGAGTGTACATATGTTGGACTGTTACCGCTAGTCTGTGACTTACAGATTTGATGCATGACTTGTTAGTGGTGTGTACATGTATTTTGAAGGCCATTGGTGTGTGTTTTTATTTGTTGGAAGGTTTGTTGTTTGGTTAAATTTGTAAAGTAATTGTGTATAAGCATAGGAGTGCAGGTCTGATCGATTGATATATTTATTCTTTGTATGTAAGTTTTGTTCGTTGAAGCATTCGTTCATATGCATTTGAGAAGTACTGTTCCATTTGTCCCATTTCTTTGTTGAAAGGAAGCATCCCTGAGCACAAGAGATTTCtaatacctctgtccataaaaggatgtcttagatttctctaaatttggatgtatgtagacactctctagtgtatagatacacctaaatttagacaaatctaagacgtCCTCTATGGAcagagagaaaaatatagaa contains:
- the LOC124694781 gene encoding remorin-like; translation: MAAGEAKKVEVEAATKDIAEEKAIVPVADDSKAIVAVTKDAEGHKGSSERDAYLTKIMSEKRLTLIHAWEESEKARAENRAAKNLSFITSWEHAKEAELEAGLKKMEEQLEKKKASYKEKLKNKLAALHKSAEEKRAMAEAKRGEEIVFAEEMAAKYRAKGEGPTKLFGLLKA